From Actinomyces slackii, a single genomic window includes:
- a CDS encoding transaldolase family protein translates to MSIEYTPGPLLDAARSTPTALWNDSADPNELRQSISFGGVGATCNPTIAYTCINQRKDVWLPRIAELAEEMPEASESEIGWQVVREMSIEAAGLLEPIFEEHKGRNGRLSMQTDPRLARSAKALADQAEEFSGLAKNIIVKIPATSVGVKAIEDATYRGVSINVTVSFSVAQAVTTGEAIERGLKRREAEGLDTSTMGPVVTLMGGRLDDWIKIVAKRDELFIDPGHLEWAGVAALKRAYQEFQSRGLRARVLSAAFRNVMHWSELVGGDLVVSPPFAWQEIINKSGYKVTNRIDVPVAPEIMKTLLSIPEFVRAYEPDGMTPEEFDSFGATRRTLRGFLEADQDLDTLVRNVIMPQP, encoded by the coding sequence ATGAGCATCGAATACACCCCCGGACCGCTTCTCGACGCCGCCCGCAGCACCCCCACTGCGCTGTGGAACGACTCCGCCGACCCCAACGAGCTGCGCCAGTCGATCTCCTTCGGAGGCGTGGGCGCCACCTGCAACCCCACCATCGCCTACACCTGCATCAACCAGCGCAAGGACGTCTGGCTGCCCCGCATCGCCGAGCTGGCCGAGGAGATGCCCGAGGCCAGCGAGTCCGAGATCGGCTGGCAGGTGGTGCGCGAGATGAGCATCGAGGCCGCGGGACTCCTGGAGCCCATCTTCGAGGAGCACAAGGGGCGTAACGGCCGCCTGTCCATGCAGACCGACCCCCGCCTGGCCCGCAGCGCCAAGGCCCTGGCGGACCAGGCCGAGGAGTTCTCCGGCCTGGCCAAGAACATCATCGTCAAGATCCCCGCCACTTCCGTGGGCGTCAAGGCCATCGAGGACGCGACCTACCGCGGGGTGTCCATTAACGTCACCGTCTCCTTCTCCGTGGCCCAGGCCGTGACCACCGGCGAGGCGATCGAGCGGGGCCTCAAGCGCCGCGAGGCCGAGGGCCTGGACACCTCCACCATGGGCCCGGTGGTCACGCTCATGGGGGGCCGCCTGGACGACTGGATCAAGATCGTGGCCAAGCGCGATGAGCTCTTCATCGACCCCGGCCACCTGGAGTGGGCCGGCGTGGCCGCCCTCAAGCGCGCCTACCAGGAGTTCCAGTCCCGGGGCCTGCGCGCCCGCGTCCTGTCCGCCGCCTTCCGCAATGTCATGCACTGGTCCGAGCTGGTCGGCGGCGACCTGGTGGTCTCCCCGCCCTTCGCCTGGCAGGAGATCATCAACAAGTCCGGCTACAAGGTCACCAACCGCATCGATGTTCCCGTGGCCCCCGAGATCATGAAGACCCTGCTGTCGATCCCCGAGTTCGTGCGCGCCTACGAGCCCGACGGCATGACTCCCGAGGAGTTCGACTCCTTCGGCGCCACCCGCCGCACCCTGCGCGGCTTCCTGGAGGCCGACCAGGACCTCGACACCCTCGTGCGCAACGTCATCATGCCCCAGCCCTGA
- a CDS encoding GntR family transcriptional regulator — protein MSAARPTPTPFALDITIDRSSSTPLHMQISEPLAALILDGTLAPGTRLEDELSMAKRLRVSRPTARQALQALVDRGLLTRRRGAGTSVAPPHVHRPMELTSLLADLAAAGHTTSTTLLDYDEHAASAEEAELLETEEDTPVVTFTRIRMADDEPIAVLHNLMPAAIAPSAEELGASGLYDLMRESGAIPSSAKQIIGARNATTREAELLHERRRAALLTARRTTYDQSGRVIEVGKHIYRASRYSFETALFTA, from the coding sequence ATGTCCGCGGCACGACCCACCCCGACCCCCTTCGCGCTCGACATCACCATCGACCGCTCCAGCTCCACCCCCCTGCACATGCAGATCTCAGAGCCGCTGGCGGCCCTCATCCTGGACGGCACCCTGGCACCGGGCACCAGGCTGGAGGACGAGCTGTCCATGGCCAAGAGGCTCCGGGTCTCCCGCCCCACCGCTCGCCAGGCCCTCCAGGCCCTCGTGGACCGCGGGCTGCTCACGCGCCGCCGGGGCGCGGGCACGAGTGTCGCCCCGCCCCATGTCCACCGCCCCATGGAGCTGACCAGCCTGCTGGCGGACCTGGCCGCAGCGGGCCATACGACCTCCACCACCCTGCTGGACTATGACGAGCACGCCGCCAGCGCCGAGGAGGCCGAGCTGCTGGAGACCGAGGAGGACACGCCGGTGGTCACCTTCACCCGCATCCGCATGGCCGACGACGAGCCCATCGCCGTCCTGCACAACCTCATGCCCGCCGCCATCGCCCCCAGCGCCGAGGAGCTGGGCGCATCCGGGCTCTACGACCTCATGCGGGAGTCGGGGGCGATCCCCTCCAGCGCCAAGCAGATCATCGGCGCCCGCAACGCCACCACCCGGGAGGCCGAGCTCCTTCACGAGCGGCGCCGCGCCGCCCTGCTGACCGCCAGGCGCACCACCTACGACCAGTCGGGACGGGTCATCGAGGTGGGCAAGCACATCTACCGCGCCTCGCGCTACTCCTTCGAGACCGCCCTGTTCACCGCCTGA
- the iolC gene encoding 5-dehydro-2-deoxygluconokinase, which yields MTASTTPALDVLTIGRCGIDIYPLQVGVGLEEVETFGKFLGGSPTNVAVAAARYGHTSAVVTGVGADPFGRFVRTEMRRLGVDDEYVVTKADYNTPVTFCEIFPPDDFPLYFYREPSAPDLELTAADMPMEAIRSASIFWVSATGVSQEPSRAAHHAALDARRRQGLTIVDLDYRPMFWESRQAAHREVSALLPKVTVAIGNREECEVAVGHSDPEAAADALLEAGVELAIVKQGLAGTLAKTRSERVVMPVTRVETKNGLGAGDAFGGALCHGLLAGWPLEKTIYAASTAGAIVSSRLECSTAMPTEPELLDLMRANREAVAPGGTEL from the coding sequence ATGACCGCCTCGACGACGCCTGCACTGGATGTCCTGACCATCGGGCGCTGCGGGATCGATATCTACCCGCTCCAGGTGGGCGTGGGCCTGGAGGAGGTCGAGACCTTCGGCAAGTTCTTGGGCGGCAGCCCCACGAATGTCGCCGTGGCCGCGGCGCGCTACGGGCACACCTCGGCCGTGGTCACGGGCGTGGGCGCTGATCCCTTCGGTCGCTTCGTGCGCACCGAGATGCGGCGCCTGGGGGTCGACGACGAGTACGTGGTGACCAAGGCCGACTACAACACCCCCGTCACCTTCTGCGAGATCTTCCCGCCCGACGACTTCCCCCTCTACTTCTACCGCGAGCCCTCGGCGCCGGACCTGGAGCTGACCGCCGCCGATATGCCCATGGAGGCGATCCGCTCGGCCTCCATCTTCTGGGTCTCGGCCACCGGCGTGAGCCAGGAGCCCTCTCGCGCGGCCCATCACGCCGCCCTGGATGCCCGACGTCGCCAGGGCCTGACGATCGTGGACCTGGACTACCGGCCCATGTTCTGGGAGAGCCGCCAGGCCGCCCACCGGGAGGTGTCCGCCCTCCTGCCCAAGGTCACCGTGGCCATCGGCAACCGCGAGGAGTGCGAGGTCGCCGTCGGGCACAGCGATCCCGAGGCGGCCGCCGACGCCCTCCTGGAGGCCGGGGTGGAGCTGGCCATCGTCAAGCAGGGCCTGGCCGGGACTCTGGCCAAGACCCGCTCCGAGCGCGTGGTCATGCCCGTCACCCGGGTGGAGACCAAGAACGGCCTGGGCGCCGGGGATGCCTTCGGGGGCGCCCTGTGCCACGGGCTGCTGGCGGGCTGGCCGCTGGAGAAGACCATCTACGCCGCCTCCACCGCGGGGGCCATCGTCTCCTCGCGACTGGAGTGCTCCACGGCGATGCCCACCGAGCCAGAGCTGCTCGACCTCATGCGGGCCAACCGGGAGGCCGTGGCCCCGGGGGGCACGGAGCTGTGA
- a CDS encoding Cgl0159 family (beta/alpha)8-fold protein — MTRTTAIDVDEPLIAALTRIRATEPERIAQALAHRPRGDLAGTKALMVIACDHPARGALGAGGDPLAMASREELLRRCLTALSRPGVNGFLGTADIIEDLALLGALDGKLVWGSMNRIGLQGSSFEMDDRFGGYDAQGIGEAGLDGGKMLTRINYEDPRSADTLEASARAIDSLSQRGLSAMVEPFLTRWRDGRAVNDLSPEAVIRSIAVAQGLGRSSARTWLKLPCVQDMERVMDSTTLPSLILGGEVSSDADAVLASWGRALALPNVRGLVVGRSLLYPPSGDVAGAVDRAVELLNH; from the coding sequence ATGACGCGCACGACCGCCATCGATGTCGATGAGCCCCTCATCGCCGCGCTGACTCGTATCCGCGCCACGGAGCCCGAGCGCATCGCCCAGGCGCTGGCCCACCGGCCCCGCGGCGACCTGGCCGGCACCAAGGCCCTCATGGTCATCGCCTGCGACCACCCCGCCCGCGGCGCCCTGGGGGCGGGCGGCGACCCGCTGGCCATGGCCTCCCGCGAGGAGCTCCTGCGGCGCTGCCTCACGGCGCTGTCGCGCCCGGGGGTCAACGGCTTCCTGGGCACGGCCGACATCATCGAGGACCTCGCCCTCCTGGGCGCCCTGGACGGCAAGCTCGTGTGGGGGTCGATGAACCGGATCGGCCTTCAGGGATCCAGCTTCGAGATGGATGACCGATTCGGCGGCTATGACGCCCAGGGCATCGGGGAGGCCGGCCTGGACGGCGGCAAGATGCTCACCCGCATCAACTACGAGGACCCCCGCAGCGCCGACACCCTGGAGGCCAGCGCCCGGGCCATCGACTCGCTGAGCCAGCGGGGGCTGTCCGCCATGGTGGAGCCCTTCCTCACCCGCTGGCGCGACGGGCGGGCCGTCAACGACCTGAGCCCCGAGGCGGTCATCCGCTCCATCGCCGTCGCCCAGGGCCTGGGGCGCAGCTCGGCGCGCACCTGGCTGAAGCTGCCCTGCGTCCAGGACATGGAGCGCGTCATGGACTCCACCACGCTGCCCAGCCTCATCCTGGGCGGAGAGGTCTCCTCGGATGCCGACGCGGTCCTGGCCTCCTGGGGCCGGGCCCTGGCCCTGCCCAATGTCAGGGGCCTGGTCGTGGGCAGGTCCCTGCTCTATCCTCCCAGCGGGGATGTGGCCGGTGCCGTTGACAGAGCCGTTGAACTCCTGAACCACTGA
- the iolB gene encoding 5-deoxy-glucuronate isomerase: MMTQSDQSQYIIRRGELAHGDYELDLDPERAGWEWSSLRVIALEPGQSAEVPGGEHEFLVLPLSGGCTVEAGGSAYEVAGRESVFTDITDYVYVPRRTDIRVTAAERGARLALPGAKATADLPLRYCPRSEVGTGLRGAGPSSRQVNNYALGNEVSTSHLLACEVLTPGGNWSSYPPHKHDEHTEVERVLEEIYYYEVRQGGVGDDSAEGFAIQRIYPSPGHDIDVCTEVRAGDVVIMPYGYHGPSVAAPGYDLYYLNVMAGPAEDSTWLMTDDPHHTWVRQTWEDQEVDPRLPMTPMN; encoded by the coding sequence ATGATGACCCAGTCAGACCAGTCTCAGTACATCATCCGCCGCGGCGAGCTCGCCCACGGGGATTACGAGCTCGACCTGGATCCCGAGCGAGCCGGGTGGGAGTGGTCGTCCCTGCGCGTCATCGCTCTTGAGCCAGGGCAGAGCGCCGAGGTGCCCGGTGGCGAGCACGAGTTCCTCGTCCTGCCCCTGTCCGGGGGCTGCACCGTGGAGGCCGGTGGGAGCGCCTATGAGGTGGCCGGGCGCGAGTCGGTCTTCACCGACATCACCGACTACGTCTACGTCCCGCGGCGCACCGACATCCGCGTCACCGCGGCGGAGCGGGGAGCCCGCCTGGCCCTGCCCGGGGCCAAGGCGACGGCGGACCTGCCCCTGCGCTACTGCCCGCGCTCCGAGGTGGGCACCGGCCTGCGCGGGGCCGGCCCCTCCTCCCGCCAGGTCAACAACTACGCCCTGGGCAACGAGGTGAGCACCTCCCACCTCCTGGCCTGCGAGGTGCTGACCCCGGGGGGCAACTGGTCCTCCTACCCGCCCCACAAGCACGACGAGCACACCGAGGTCGAGCGCGTCCTGGAGGAGATCTACTACTACGAGGTCCGCCAGGGCGGCGTGGGGGATGACAGCGCCGAGGGCTTCGCCATCCAGCGCATCTACCCCTCGCCCGGCCACGACATCGATGTGTGCACCGAGGTGCGCGCCGGCGACGTCGTCATCATGCCCTACGGCTACCACGGCCCCTCGGTGGCGGCCCCCGGCTACGACCTCTACTACCTCAACGTCATGGCGGGGCCCGCCGAGGACTCGACCTGGCTCATGACCGACGACCCCCACCACACCTGGGTGCGTCAGACCTGGGAGGACCAGGAGGTCGATCCCCGCCTGCCCATGACCCCCATGAACTGA
- the iolD gene encoding 3D-(3,5/4)-trihydroxycyclohexane-1,2-dione acylhydrolase (decyclizing), whose product MSNEAYAGTVRLTVAQATIRFLTNQYSERDGVEQRLIAGAFGIFGHGNVAGIGQALLQNEVDPAQGEGEMPYIMPRNEQGQVHAAAAYAKTTNRLQTYMCTASIGPGSLNMVTGAALATTNRLPVLLFPSDQFATRIPDPVLQQLEDPTTLDITVNDAFRPVSRFFDRINRPEQLIPSLLNAMRVLTDPAETGAVTIAMPQDVQAEAFDWPVELFRKRVWHVRRPVPEPAALERAVAMIKAAKRPLIISGGGTIYSEASEELRALAQATGIPVADTQAGKGAINADHPCAVGGVGSTGGDSGNHLADKADLIIGIGTRYSDFTTASKTQFKNPDVRFVNINVCAFDAAKESAEMVVADAREALVALAGALEGHRVEESYTAEIAAEREAWLARVQECYHRDHGPAPAQTEVFGALNELMGDEDIVINAAGSMPGDLQALWQARTPVQYHVEYAFSCMGYEVPAAMGVKLARPDSEVVAIVGDGTYQMLPMELATVVQEGIKVIYVLLQNHGFASIGALSESRGSQRFGTKYRQRGTGSHLADDELIAGVDIAANARSWGLDVLEVRTIEEFREAYKKAAASDRATMIHIETDLYGPNPPGSSWWDVPVSGVSRLESTQKAYEDYERDRAPQRHYL is encoded by the coding sequence GTGAGCAACGAAGCCTATGCCGGCACTGTCCGCCTGACCGTCGCCCAGGCGACGATCCGATTCCTCACCAACCAGTACTCCGAGCGCGACGGCGTCGAGCAGCGCCTCATCGCCGGGGCCTTCGGCATCTTCGGCCACGGCAACGTGGCCGGGATCGGCCAGGCCCTGCTGCAGAACGAGGTCGACCCCGCCCAGGGCGAGGGCGAGATGCCCTACATCATGCCCCGCAACGAGCAGGGCCAGGTCCATGCGGCGGCCGCCTACGCCAAGACCACCAACCGGCTCCAGACCTACATGTGCACCGCCTCGATCGGCCCGGGCAGTCTCAACATGGTCACCGGTGCCGCTCTGGCCACCACCAACCGCCTGCCAGTGCTGCTCTTCCCCTCCGACCAGTTCGCCACCCGGATCCCCGACCCGGTGCTCCAGCAGCTGGAGGACCCCACGACCCTGGACATCACGGTCAATGACGCCTTCCGGCCGGTCTCGCGCTTCTTCGACCGCATCAACCGGCCCGAGCAGCTCATCCCCTCCCTGCTCAATGCCATGAGGGTCCTCACCGACCCGGCCGAGACCGGCGCGGTGACCATCGCCATGCCCCAGGACGTCCAGGCCGAGGCCTTCGACTGGCCCGTCGAGCTCTTCCGCAAGCGCGTGTGGCATGTGCGCCGCCCCGTGCCCGAGCCCGCGGCCCTGGAGCGGGCAGTGGCCATGATCAAGGCGGCCAAGCGCCCGCTCATCATCTCCGGCGGGGGGACCATCTACTCCGAGGCCTCCGAGGAGCTGCGCGCCCTGGCCCAGGCCACGGGCATCCCGGTGGCGGACACCCAGGCCGGCAAGGGCGCCATCAACGCCGATCACCCCTGCGCGGTGGGCGGCGTGGGCTCCACGGGGGGCGACAGCGGCAACCACCTGGCGGACAAGGCCGATCTCATCATCGGCATCGGCACCCGCTACTCTGACTTCACCACCGCCTCGAAGACCCAGTTCAAGAACCCCGACGTTCGCTTCGTCAACATCAATGTCTGCGCCTTCGACGCCGCCAAGGAGAGCGCCGAGATGGTGGTGGCCGACGCCCGCGAGGCCCTGGTGGCACTGGCCGGCGCGCTGGAGGGTCACCGGGTCGAGGAGTCCTACACCGCTGAGATCGCCGCCGAGCGCGAGGCCTGGCTGGCCAGGGTCCAGGAGTGCTACCACCGCGATCACGGCCCGGCCCCGGCCCAGACCGAGGTCTTCGGCGCCCTCAACGAGCTCATGGGGGATGAGGACATCGTCATCAACGCCGCGGGCTCCATGCCCGGTGATCTCCAGGCCCTGTGGCAGGCCCGCACCCCCGTGCAGTACCACGTGGAGTACGCCTTCAGCTGCATGGGCTACGAGGTCCCCGCCGCCATGGGCGTCAAGCTGGCCCGCCCCGACTCCGAGGTCGTGGCCATCGTGGGGGACGGCACCTACCAGATGCTGCCCATGGAGCTGGCCACCGTGGTCCAGGAGGGGATCAAGGTCATCTACGTGCTGCTGCAGAACCACGGCTTCGCCTCCATCGGGGCGCTGTCGGAGTCGCGCGGATCCCAGCGCTTCGGCACCAAGTACCGCCAGCGGGGCACCGGCAGCCACCTGGCCGACGACGAGTTGATCGCGGGCGTGGACATCGCCGCCAATGCGCGGTCCTGGGGCCTTGACGTTCTCGAGGTCCGCACCATTGAGGAGTTCCGTGAGGCCTACAAGAAGGCCGCAGCCAGCGACCGGGCCACGATGATCCACATCGAGACCGACCTCTACGGGCCCAACCCTCCCGGCTCGAGCTGGTGGGATGTCCCGGTCTCGGGGGTCTCCCGCCTGGAGTCCACGCAGAAGGCCTATGAGGACTACGAGCGCGACCGCGCCCCCCAGCGCCACTACCTGTGA
- a CDS encoding IS630 family transposase, with protein sequence MHVVVTDEEQQVLIRWKKRGDSLILIRLKAEAILYASHGVDLDFIAEMVGRTVRTVKEWLASWRVSRLHSVVTGHKGNQNAAKLTREQKEQLKEVLSRPPSQSGIKADFWDVPALADVVRTRFDVEYESDSSYRLLMHFAGMSFKLPDPFDKRRDEEAITKRMAQIQDEVADLLSDGWEVYAADEVRVEHEAETRRMWLPQGKRTKIYVDRTRNACSFFGALSLRSKKVKVYPIEGNQNTEKILSCLTRLVRETDNDKIAVVLDNAGFHHAKALREQLQPGGRLESLKLIYLPPYAPDHNPVEHVWNTAKGTIANIQRDTPEETYTAFMGYINTRTFDYDFEHLPNITPAHDLV encoded by the coding sequence ATGCACGTGGTTGTGACAGACGAGGAGCAGCAGGTCCTTATCAGGTGGAAGAAGCGAGGTGACTCCCTCATTCTCATCCGGTTGAAAGCTGAGGCTATTCTCTACGCCTCGCACGGCGTTGACCTGGATTTCATTGCGGAGATGGTGGGGCGCACGGTGAGGACTGTTAAGGAGTGGTTGGCGTCTTGGCGTGTCAGCCGTCTGCATTCGGTGGTCACCGGTCATAAGGGAAATCAGAATGCGGCCAAGCTCACCCGCGAGCAGAAGGAGCAGCTCAAAGAGGTTCTGAGCCGGCCACCGTCACAGTCCGGCATCAAGGCGGACTTCTGGGATGTTCCCGCCCTGGCTGACGTGGTGAGGACCAGATTCGACGTGGAGTACGAGTCGGACTCCTCCTACCGGCTGCTCATGCACTTTGCGGGCATGAGCTTCAAGCTGCCCGACCCCTTTGACAAGCGCCGCGACGAGGAGGCCATCACCAAGCGGATGGCCCAGATCCAAGACGAGGTCGCAGACCTCCTGAGCGACGGGTGGGAGGTGTACGCGGCCGATGAGGTGCGCGTGGAGCACGAGGCTGAGACCCGCCGCATGTGGTTGCCCCAGGGTAAACGAACGAAGATCTACGTGGACCGCACCCGCAACGCCTGCTCCTTCTTCGGCGCACTGTCCCTGAGATCCAAGAAGGTCAAGGTCTACCCCATCGAGGGCAACCAGAACACCGAGAAGATCCTCTCCTGCCTGACTCGCCTGGTGCGCGAGACCGATAACGACAAGATCGCCGTGGTTCTCGACAATGCCGGGTTCCACCACGCCAAAGCGCTAAGAGAGCAGCTTCAGCCCGGAGGCCGGCTCGAGAGCCTCAAGCTCATCTACCTGCCGCCCTACGCACCCGACCACAATCCGGTCGAGCACGTCTGGAACACCGCCAAAGGCACAATCGCGAACATCCAGAGAGACACCCCCGAGGAGACCTACACCGCATTCATGGGCTACATCAACACCCGCACCTTCGACTACGACTTCGAACACCTCCCAAACATCACGCCAGCACACGATCTTGTTTAA
- a CDS encoding CoA-acylating methylmalonate-semialdehyde dehydrogenase, producing the protein MKTLSHWIDGKYYEGTPIGRFPVENPGTGEVEKELLQASDADLDHAVEVATRAQKEWAKFSLAKRTAIMFKMRELVLAHQDEMARLIVEEHGKNYSDAVGEIQRGRETLDFATAINLALKGEFSYDIATGVDIHTLRQPVGVVAGICPFNFPTMVPMWMHPVAIATGNAFILKPASATPSAALLTAELYKEAGLPDGVFNVVSGNRTMVTKVLEHPGIHAISFVGSTPVAHIVQDTGVSHGKRVQALGGANNHAIVMPDSDLDFAAQHLSAAAFGAAGERCMALPVVVAVGGCGPDLAQRVKAHAEKIKVGYGMDEGVEMGPVIDAKSKEFIIGLINEGESKGGEVVLDGRDLVIPGHEKGHFVGPTIVDNVPLDSDLYREEVFGPVLSIVHAETYEEAIEIVNSSPFGNGSAIFTNDGGVARRFELDVEAGMVGINVPIPTPVAYYSFGGWKESLLGDTHIHGPEGVRFYTRAKAVTSRWPSEKTFAATMSFQREE; encoded by the coding sequence ATGAAGACGCTGTCCCACTGGATCGACGGCAAGTACTACGAGGGCACCCCCATCGGGCGCTTCCCGGTGGAGAACCCCGGCACCGGCGAGGTGGAGAAGGAGCTGCTGCAGGCCTCCGACGCCGACCTCGATCACGCCGTCGAGGTCGCCACCCGCGCCCAGAAGGAGTGGGCCAAGTTCTCCCTGGCCAAGCGCACCGCCATCATGTTCAAGATGCGCGAGCTCGTCCTGGCCCACCAGGACGAGATGGCCCGTCTGATCGTCGAGGAGCACGGCAAGAACTACTCCGACGCGGTCGGCGAGATCCAGCGCGGCCGCGAGACCCTCGACTTCGCCACGGCCATCAACCTGGCCCTCAAGGGCGAGTTCTCCTACGACATCGCCACCGGCGTCGACATCCACACCCTGCGCCAGCCCGTGGGCGTGGTCGCCGGGATCTGCCCCTTCAACTTCCCCACCATGGTGCCCATGTGGATGCACCCGGTGGCCATCGCCACCGGCAACGCCTTCATCCTCAAGCCGGCCTCGGCCACCCCCTCGGCCGCGCTGCTGACCGCCGAGCTCTACAAGGAGGCCGGCCTTCCCGACGGCGTGTTCAACGTCGTCTCCGGCAACCGCACCATGGTCACCAAGGTCCTGGAGCACCCCGGCATCCACGCCATCTCCTTCGTGGGCTCCACCCCGGTGGCCCACATCGTCCAGGACACCGGCGTGTCCCACGGCAAGCGCGTCCAGGCGCTGGGCGGGGCCAACAACCACGCCATCGTCATGCCCGACTCCGACCTCGACTTCGCCGCCCAGCACCTGTCCGCCGCGGCCTTCGGCGCCGCCGGCGAGCGCTGCATGGCCCTTCCGGTGGTCGTGGCCGTGGGCGGCTGCGGACCGGACCTGGCCCAGCGCGTCAAGGCCCACGCCGAGAAGATCAAGGTCGGCTACGGCATGGATGAGGGCGTGGAGATGGGCCCGGTCATCGACGCCAAGTCCAAGGAGTTCATCATCGGCCTCATCAACGAGGGCGAGTCCAAGGGCGGGGAGGTCGTCCTCGACGGGCGCGACCTGGTGATCCCCGGCCACGAGAAGGGGCACTTCGTCGGCCCCACCATCGTGGACAACGTCCCCCTGGACTCCGACCTCTACCGCGAGGAGGTCTTCGGCCCGGTGCTGTCCATCGTGCACGCCGAGACCTACGAGGAGGCCATCGAGATCGTCAACTCCTCGCCCTTCGGCAACGGCTCGGCCATCTTCACCAACGACGGCGGCGTGGCCCGCCGCTTCGAGCTGGACGTCGAGGCCGGCATGGTGGGCATCAACGTGCCCATCCCCACGCCGGTGGCCTACTACTCCTTCGGCGGCTGGAAGGAGTCGCTGCTGGGCGACACCCACATCCACGGCCCCGAGGGCGTGCGCTTCTACACCCGGGCCAAGGCCGTGACCTCCCGCTGGCCCTCGGAGAAGACCTTCGCGGCCACCATGTCATTCCAGCGCGAGGAGTGA
- a CDS encoding Gfo/Idh/MocA family protein produces the protein MTQTAASAIRCALLGAGRIGVGHAEALAQIDQVALTVADADPQRAQQVAQSLEPASGITVAHTTPQEVFSRAEDYDAVVIATPTATHEELVLACARAGLPFFCEKPLASDLAGTQRCIEAVERAGIASQVGFQRRFDPAYTEARRRVQAGELGQVHRVHMLTCDQSPPPESFVAMSGGIWRDCLIHDIDALRWVTGREVEEVMAFGQVRGADYFRAHGDIDEGVALLRLDDGTLVTAQTSRNNGQGYDVRMEISGTLGNATVGLEPKVPLVSVEPGADFPGPEPWVDFIARFADCYGRELAAFIDVVAGRGTSRCEARDAMEALRVAIALGVSREQGRPVRVADIQP, from the coding sequence ATGACCCAGACCGCTGCCTCAGCGATCCGATGCGCCCTGCTGGGCGCAGGACGCATCGGAGTCGGCCATGCCGAGGCACTGGCGCAGATCGATCAGGTCGCGCTGACCGTGGCCGACGCCGATCCCCAGCGCGCCCAGCAGGTGGCCCAGAGCCTTGAGCCGGCCTCGGGGATCACCGTGGCGCACACGACGCCCCAGGAGGTCTTCTCCCGGGCCGAGGACTACGACGCCGTCGTCATCGCCACGCCCACGGCCACCCATGAGGAGCTGGTCCTGGCCTGCGCCCGAGCGGGCCTGCCCTTCTTCTGCGAGAAGCCCCTGGCCTCCGACCTCGCCGGGACCCAGCGCTGCATCGAGGCCGTCGAGCGGGCCGGGATCGCCTCCCAGGTCGGCTTCCAGCGCCGCTTCGATCCCGCCTACACCGAGGCCAGGCGCCGGGTGCAGGCCGGTGAGCTCGGCCAGGTCCACCGCGTGCACATGCTCACCTGCGACCAGTCACCGCCCCCGGAGTCCTTCGTGGCCATGTCCGGCGGGATCTGGCGGGACTGCCTCATCCACGACATCGACGCCCTGCGCTGGGTCACCGGCCGTGAGGTTGAGGAGGTCATGGCCTTCGGCCAGGTGCGCGGCGCCGACTACTTCCGTGCGCACGGTGACATCGATGAGGGCGTGGCCCTCCTGAGGCTCGACGACGGCACCCTGGTCACCGCCCAGACCTCCCGCAACAACGGCCAGGGCTACGACGTGCGGATGGAGATCTCGGGAACCCTCGGCAATGCCACCGTCGGCCTGGAGCCCAAGGTGCCGCTGGTGAGCGTCGAGCCCGGCGCGGACTTCCCGGGCCCCGAGCCCTGGGTCGATTTCATCGCCCGATTCGCCGACTGCTACGGCCGCGAGCTCGCCGCCTTCATCGATGTGGTCGCCGGGCGCGGTACGAGCCGATGCGAGGCCCGCGACGCCATGGAGGCGCTGCGGGTGGCGATCGCCCTGGGCGTCTCGCGCGAGCAGGGCCGGCCGGTGCGGGTCGCCGACATTCAGCCCTGA